Proteins encoded within one genomic window of Aquarana catesbeiana isolate 2022-GZ linkage group LG03, ASM4218655v1, whole genome shotgun sequence:
- the LOC141133912 gene encoding unconventional myosin-Va-like, translated as MTVLIRKVIFCVALYRYNVSQLEEWLRDKNLMNSGAKETLEPLIQAAQLLQVKKKTYEDAEAICSMCNALTTAQIVKVLNLYTPVNEFEERVLVTFIRNIQLHLRDRKDAP; from the exons ATGACTGTACTGATCAGGAAGGTGATATTTTGTGTTGCACTGTACAGGTACAATGTAAGCCAGTTAGAGGAATGGCTACGGGACAAGAATCTGATGAACAGCGGGGCCAAAGAGACCCTGGAACCCTTAATTCAGGCTGCCCAATTGTTACAAGTGAAGAAGAAAACATATGAAGATGCGGAGGCTATCTGCTCAATGTGCAATGCTCTGACCACTGCTCAG ATTGTGAAGGTGTTGAATCTCTATACCCCTGTAAATGAGTTTGAAGAAAGGGTACTGGTAACGTTTATACGCAACATACAG TTGCATCTAAGGGACCGGAAAGACGCTCCTTAG